In Candidatus Cybelea sp., the genomic stretch TCTACAACTGGCGCGAGCACCCCGATCGCGCGCGCCTGAGCGACGATCAGCTCGATCGCATCTCCTGCTTGTTGGGCATCTACAAGGCGCTGAACATTCTGTTCACGCGACCGGAGCAAGCCGATTCGTGGATCCGCCGCCCCAACTCCGCGGTTCCATTCGGCGGCCGCCCTGCTGCCGATTTACTCTTTAGCGGCCGTATGCTCGATCTGATTCGGGTGCGGCGTTATCTTGACGGTGCGCGCGGCTCTTGGTGACGCGGGTGCGGTGGGCAG encodes the following:
- a CDS encoding MbcA/ParS/Xre antitoxin family protein, translating into YNWREHPDRARLSDDQLDRISCLLGIYKALNILFTRPEQADSWIRRPNSAVPFGGRPAADLLFSGRMLDLIRVRRYLDGARGSW